One window from the genome of Hippoglossus hippoglossus isolate fHipHip1 chromosome 10, fHipHip1.pri, whole genome shotgun sequence encodes:
- the anxa5a gene encoding annexin A5a encodes MAHRGSVRPFANFNAKNDADFLRRAMKGMGTDEDAILMLLAARSNDQRQQIKAAFKKACGKDLVSDLKSELGGLFESLIVALMTPPISYDASELHKAIKGAGTNDDVLIEILASRTGAQMKEIIKVYKKEFGGKLEKDVCGDTSGHYQRLLVILLQGSRQEDVDESKIETDAKDLYAAGEGKFGTDEDKFITILGNRSPEHLRKVFDVYKKLCGSDIEESIKGETTGNLENLLLAVVKCVRSVPEYFAEVLYKSMRRAGTDDNALMRIMVSRSEVDMLDIRASFKKLHGASLYSTIQEDTSGDYQRALLYLCGGND; translated from the exons ATG GCGCACAGAGGCAGCGTAAGGCCGTTCGCCAACTTCAACGCCAAAAACGACGCTGACTTCCTCCGCAGAGCGATGAAGGGAATGG GTACGGACGAAGATGCCATCCTCATGCTCCTGGCGGCACGCAGCAACGATCAACGCCAGCAAATTAAGGCAGCGTTCAAAAAGGCCTGCGGAAAG GACCTGGTCAGTGACCTGAAATCGGAGCTCGGGGGTCTGTTCGAGAGTCTCATCGTGGCCCTGATGACCCCGCCCATCTCATATGATGCCTCTGAACTGCACAAGGCCATCAAG GGCGCAGGGACTAACGACGACGTGCTGATCGAGATCCTGGCCTCCAGGACCGGCGCCCAGATGAAAGAAATCATCAAAGTGTATAAGAAAG agttTGGTGGCAAACTGGAGAAGGACGTCTGCGGAGACACCTCGGGGCACTATCAGAGACTGCTGGTGATCCTGCTCCAG GGGAGCAGGCAGGAGGACGTAGATGAGAGCAAAATCGAGACAGATGCCAAG GACTTGTACGCTGCTGGTGAAGGCAAGTTTGGCACCGATGAGGACAAATTCATCACAATTCTTGGCAACAGGAGCCCAGAGCATCTCAGGAAAG TATTCGACGTCTACAAGAAGCTGTGCGGCTCTGACATTGAGGAGAGCATTAAAGGAGAGACCACTGGGAATCTAGAGAACTTGCTGCTGGCTGTCG TGAAATGTGTCAGGAGCGTCCCGGAGTATTTTGCTGAAGTCCTGTATAAATCTATGAGG CGCGCCGGAACTGACGACAACGCCCTGATGCGGATCATGGTGTCGAGGAGCGAGGTGGACATGTTGGACATCAGAGCCAGTTTCAAGAAGCTGCACGGAGCGTCTCTGTACTCCACCATCCAG
- the ccna2 gene encoding cyclin-A2 has translation MSGANRGAGAEAASEHHNQENMLSRLRGSQKNRGATENQENLAPKQAAGRTVLGALQNNQRSKAQNQRGTKQESSQQLSCKEDFSKSCFEKPAAKQPSFQVHLDEPDGACIKKPQQVVEAVKAKAVAEDSKINIDNAVGRLRQPLATIDIPSAMDVSFDSPMDMSVVEGEEKHSNVNDIPEYAAEIHTYLREVEVKSRPKAGYMKKQPDITNSMRAILVDWLVEVGEEYKLQNETLYLAVNYIDRFLSSMSVLRGKLQLVGTAAMLLASKFEEIYPPEVAEFVYITDDTYTKKQVLRMEHLVLKVLSFDLAAPTINQFLTQYFQRQSVSKQVESMAMYLGELSLIDSDSFLKYLPSHTAAAAYTLANHALTGGSWPKSLTEMSGYSLEDLMPCVEELHQTYIAAPQHAQQSVQEKYKTPKYLSVSGIDPPAKLQLN, from the exons ATGTCAGGGGCCAACAGGGGAGCGGGCGCCGAGGCGGCTAGCGAGCATCACAACCAGGAGAACATGCTGTCAAGGCTCCGGGGCTCGCAGAAGAACCGAGGGGCCACCGAGAACCAGGAGAACCTGGCCCCGAAGCAGGCGGCCGGCAGGACCGTGCTGGGAGCCCTGCAGAACAACCAGCGGAGCAAAGCCCAGAACCAGCGCGGCACAAAGCAG GAGTCATCACAGCAATTGTCTTGTAAAGAAGATTTCAGCAAAAGCTGTTTCGAGAAGCCCGCTGCCAAGCAGCCCTCATTCCAGGTCCACCTTGATGAGCCTGATGGCGCCTGCATCAAAAAGCCACAGCAGGTGGTCGAAGCTGTCAAAGCCAAGGCCGTTGCTGAAGACTCAAAGATCAACATCGACAATGCTGTGGGACGGCTCCGGCAGCCCCTCGCCACCATTGACATTCCATCGGCAATGGATGTCAGCTTCG ACTCTCCCATGGACATGTCTGTGGTTGAGGGGGAGGAGAAGCATTCTAATGTAAATGACATCCCAGAATATGCTGCTGAAATCCACACGTACCTGAGGGAAGTGGAG GTAAAATCCAGGCCTAAAGCCGGCTACATGAAAAAGCAGCCAGACATCACTAACAGTATGAGGGCCATCCTGGTCGACTGGCTGGTCGAGGTGGGAGAAGAGTACAAGCTGCAGAACGAGACACTTTATCTGGCCGTAAACTACATCGACCGCTTCCTCTCTTCCATGTCTGTCCTGAGGGGGAAGCTTCAGCTGGTCGGCACCGCTGCTATGCTGCTTGCTTC AAAATTTGAAGAGATCTACCCCCCTGAGGTGGCCgagtttgtttacatcacagaCGACACATACACCAAGAAGCAAGTGTTGCGAATGGAGCATCTGGTGCTTAAAGTGCTCTCCTTTGATCTGGCAGCACCAACAATCAACCAGTTTCTCACCCAGTACTTCCAGCGCCAGTCTGTTAGCAAACAGGTGGAGAGCATGGCAATG TACCTCGGAGAGCTCAGTCTGATTGACTCGGATTCCTTCTTAAAGTACTTGCCATCACACACGGCTGCTGCAGCCTACACCCTGGCCAACCACGCACTGACTGGTGGCTCATGG CCCAAGTCTTTGACTGAGATGTCTGGCTACTCCCTGGAAGATCTGATGCCCTGTGTCGAGGAGCTGCACCAAACGTACATCGCTGCCCCTCAGCATGCCCAGCAGTCTGTCCAGGAAAAGTACAAGACCCCAAA gtaCCTAAGTGTTTCTGGCATCGACCCTCCAGCAAAGTTGCAGCTGAACTGA